A genomic window from Sulfurospirillum multivorans DSM 12446 includes:
- a CDS encoding methyltransferase family protein has product MTSKIYSYILVSLQFIFIAILVLHHGLHTPSNFALLIFFAGSGFGLYTLKCNTLSNFNITPEIKQNASLITTGAYRYIRHPMYFSVLVMMLGVVVSEPSLLSLFIYVLLVVTLFLKAYKEEMLWMVQSSEYRNYRQQTKRIIPFVL; this is encoded by the coding sequence ATGACTTCAAAAATATACTCTTACATCTTAGTCTCATTACAATTCATCTTCATCGCAATCTTAGTTCTACATCATGGCTTGCACACGCCAAGTAACTTTGCTTTACTCATCTTTTTTGCAGGCAGTGGCTTTGGGCTTTATACCCTAAAATGCAACACACTTAGCAACTTCAACATCACCCCCGAAATCAAACAAAACGCCTCCCTCATCACCACAGGAGCGTACCGCTACATCAGGCATCCTATGTATTTTTCTGTCCTTGTGATGATGCTTGGAGTTGTGGTGTCTGAGCCTTCTTTACTCAGTCTTTTCATCTACGTGCTTTTAGTTGTAACGCTGTTTTTGAAAGCTTACAAAGAGGAGATGTTGTGGATGGTGCAGTCTAGTGAATATAGAAACTATAGGCAACAAACGAAAAGAATTATTCCGTTTGTTTTGTAA
- a CDS encoding type II toxin-antitoxin system HipA family toxin, with protein MPDSLHVKVSNEKVGSILLENNEYIFDYTTENQDAFVSLSMPVRAKSYANPKLHPIFEMHLPEGYLLSIIKKHFSKITKTDDFGLLQLMAHSIKGRLTYEADATQAEAPLSLDALLHPKSETLFDELVSRFALNSPLSGVQPKVLAKVRDKVTLPLQEYIVKSWGDEYPHLALNEFYCMSIVKQADIKVPEFYLSDDNKLFIMKRFDIKDDGSYLGFEDMCVLQARQADEKYEGSYEYVAKSIKTFVSPKHKKKALRDFFKMMVINTLVQNGDAHLKNFGVLYENIHDIWLAPAYDVVCTTLYIQKDIPALHLLGSKKWWSKAFLLRFGKESCELSPNETLVLYDECVESLRITTHEVKERIEIENDLHVKAFLNSLVEVFERGNLQ; from the coding sequence ATGCCAGATAGTTTACATGTAAAAGTTTCTAACGAAAAAGTGGGAAGCATACTTCTTGAAAATAACGAATACATTTTTGACTACACCACTGAGAACCAAGATGCCTTTGTATCTCTGAGTATGCCTGTGAGAGCCAAAAGTTATGCGAACCCCAAACTCCACCCCATCTTTGAGATGCACTTGCCTGAGGGGTATCTGCTTTCCATCATCAAAAAACATTTCTCAAAAATAACCAAAACCGATGACTTCGGACTGCTTCAGCTCATGGCACATAGCATTAAAGGCAGACTTACGTACGAAGCAGATGCCACACAAGCAGAAGCACCCCTTAGTTTAGATGCACTTCTGCACCCCAAAAGTGAAACGCTCTTTGATGAACTCGTAAGCCGTTTTGCACTCAACTCACCACTGAGTGGTGTACAACCCAAAGTCTTAGCCAAAGTACGCGACAAAGTAACTTTGCCACTGCAAGAGTACATCGTCAAGTCATGGGGTGATGAATATCCACACTTAGCACTCAATGAGTTTTACTGCATGAGCATCGTCAAACAAGCTGACATCAAAGTGCCTGAGTTTTACCTCTCCGATGACAACAAGCTCTTCATCATGAAGCGCTTTGACATCAAAGACGATGGAAGCTATCTAGGCTTTGAAGATATGTGTGTTCTTCAAGCACGTCAAGCCGATGAAAAATACGAAGGCTCTTACGAATATGTTGCCAAAAGCATCAAAACCTTTGTCTCTCCCAAACACAAGAAAAAGGCTTTACGAGACTTTTTCAAGATGATGGTCATCAACACACTGGTACAAAATGGTGATGCGCACCTTAAAAACTTTGGTGTGCTCTATGAAAACATCCACGATATTTGGCTTGCACCTGCATACGATGTCGTCTGCACCACACTATACATCCAAAAAGACATCCCAGCTTTGCATCTTTTGGGAAGTAAAAAATGGTGGAGCAAAGCATTTCTACTCCGTTTTGGCAAAGAGAGTTGTGAGCTAAGTCCTAACGAAACTCTAGTACTTTACGATGAATGTGTCGAATCTTTACGCATCACTACTCATGAAGTCAAAGAACGCATTGAGATAGAAAATGATTTACATGTAAAAGCATTTTTGAACAGTTTGGTTGAAGTGTTTGAAAGAGGAAATCTGCAATGA
- a CDS encoding helix-turn-helix domain-containing protein yields MDLREFGAHMAQLRKEKKVSQEQLSRDLNISRATISSLENGTSSDVGIKKILQILDYLGYELACKEKSPFPIFEELRDAR; encoded by the coding sequence ATGGACTTAAGAGAGTTTGGAGCGCACATGGCACAACTTCGTAAAGAAAAAAAAGTATCGCAAGAGCAACTCTCCCGCGACCTTAACATCTCACGTGCTACCATCAGCTCCCTTGAAAATGGCACAAGCTCCGATGTCGGCATCAAAAAAATACTCCAAATACTTGACTACTTAGGATATGAGCTTGCATGTAAAGAAAAATCGCCCTTCCCTATATTTGAGGAGTTAAGAGATGCCAGATAG
- a CDS encoding DUF6172 family protein: protein MKKIFHLQVENKNSDRLVESIKHEIRKYIKRERTKKTPEGFHFWDFDCKFGETSENAQAIHQADLGEEIDKAHNAKWSECYIEIIAKPAKKPVAPTKGEETK, encoded by the coding sequence TTGAAAAAGATATTTCACCTCCAAGTTGAGAATAAAAACAGTGACCGACTCGTAGAGTCCATCAAACATGAAATCCGAAAATACATCAAACGTGAACGCACCAAAAAAACACCAGAAGGGTTCCATTTCTGGGACTTTGACTGCAAATTCGGCGAAACCAGTGAAAACGCACAAGCCATTCACCAAGCCGACCTTGGCGAAGAGATCGACAAAGCCCACAACGCAAAATGGAGCGAATGCTACATCGAGATCATCGCCAAACCTGCTAAAAAACCTGTCGCACCTACTAAGGGTGAAGAGACAAAATAA
- a CDS encoding thioredoxin family protein, translating into MRTLLKAFLVVFLGITTLHAGFLEEESAKALREKKLILVNIVRDDCPYCRQMQREIFNNATYKKQIDQKFVFVSIDQDDPALPQDLHTKYVPANAILSPSRHTIIEGYTGYMDPASFMNILEKAYKAEFK; encoded by the coding sequence ATGCGCACGCTCCTCAAAGCTTTTTTGGTAGTATTTCTTGGCATCACAACACTTCATGCAGGCTTTTTAGAAGAAGAGAGTGCTAAAGCGCTTCGTGAAAAAAAGCTGATTCTTGTCAACATTGTACGGGATGACTGCCCTTACTGTCGGCAAATGCAACGCGAAATTTTCAACAATGCAACCTACAAAAAACAGATAGACCAAAAGTTCGTTTTCGTCTCCATCGACCAAGATGATCCCGCCCTCCCCCAAGATTTGCACACAAAGTATGTCCCTGCCAACGCCATCCTCTCACCATCGCGCCACACCATCATCGAAGGCTACACAGGCTATATGGACCCAGCCTCATTTATGAATATTTTAGAGAAAGCCTATAAGGCAGAGTTCAAATAA
- the def gene encoding peptide deformylase: protein MANLREIYQLGSDVIRSVAEKVSDVHAADIQSLIDDMIFTCKESKGVGIAAPQVNCSKSIIIIASYPSERYPNAPMMEPTALINPKIISHSSSMLKDWEGCLSLPGIRAQVPRYREIEVSYTDREGNEHTVMYRDFVARIFQHEYDHLVGKVFLDRIESTLDVVMEKEYQRLMSDEKGERS, encoded by the coding sequence ATGGCAAATCTTCGTGAAATTTACCAACTTGGATCGGATGTGATACGAAGCGTTGCGGAAAAAGTAAGCGATGTTCATGCCGCGGATATTCAAAGTCTGATTGACGATATGATCTTTACATGTAAAGAGTCAAAAGGTGTCGGAATTGCCGCTCCGCAGGTGAATTGCTCCAAATCGATCATCATCATTGCCTCCTATCCAAGCGAGCGTTATCCGAATGCGCCGATGATGGAACCCACAGCACTTATCAATCCGAAGATCATCTCTCATTCGTCATCGATGCTCAAAGATTGGGAAGGGTGTTTGAGTCTGCCAGGCATCAGAGCGCAAGTGCCGCGTTACCGTGAAATCGAGGTTTCGTATACCGACAGAGAAGGCAATGAACATACCGTCATGTATCGCGATTTTGTTGCACGGATTTTTCAGCATGAGTATGACCATCTGGTCGGGAAAGTCTTTTTAGACCGCATAGAGTCGACACTCGATGTTGTGATGGAAAAAGAGTATCAACGCCTAATGAGCGATGAAAAAGGAGAAAGAAGTTGA
- a CDS encoding YbgC/FadM family acyl-CoA thioesterase: MKTRVYYDDTDAGGVVYHANYLKFCERARSDLFYEKGKSPAVNGGHFVVKYLEADFIQSAKLGDVIEVKTKLLLLKNASLILQQEVWREEVKLFAMTSTLAYVKEGKPCKIDEETKAFFRGFFI, translated from the coding sequence TTGAAAACACGAGTCTATTACGATGACACCGATGCAGGCGGTGTAGTGTACCATGCCAATTACCTCAAATTTTGCGAGCGTGCGAGGAGCGATCTTTTTTATGAAAAAGGGAAAAGTCCTGCTGTAAATGGTGGGCATTTTGTGGTGAAATATCTTGAAGCCGATTTTATCCAGTCGGCGAAATTGGGTGATGTGATCGAAGTGAAAACCAAGCTGTTACTCCTGAAAAATGCTTCGCTTATTTTGCAACAAGAGGTATGGAGAGAGGAGGTCAAACTCTTTGCGATGACTTCTACACTTGCGTATGTAAAAGAGGGGAAGCCTTGCAAAATTGATGAAGAGACAAAAGCCTTTTTTAGAGGCTTTTTCATTTAG
- a CDS encoding uracil-DNA glycosylase, whose amino-acid sequence MTQIEKIRLLKLLYQYRAMGFEFFQEYRPLSLSKQPTLSNNLEELKSSVAGCHLCALAKSRKNVIFGAGNLHAKVMFIGDSPGVSEDETGILFTGKSGELLAKMIENVLLIPKEEVYVTTILKCKTPDNRVPTPEEVACCKPYLMQQIQSIRPKIIVALGSTSFHHLTGEYDTPIDKIRGSVLNFGEAKLIPTFHPSFLLRNPSSKKEVFADMLKIRSML is encoded by the coding sequence ATGACTCAAATTGAAAAAATACGACTTTTAAAACTTTTATACCAGTACCGAGCCATGGGATTTGAATTCTTTCAAGAGTATAGACCACTCTCTTTAAGCAAACAGCCCACCCTCTCGAACAACTTAGAAGAGCTTAAAAGTAGCGTTGCAGGGTGTCATCTCTGTGCCCTTGCTAAAAGTCGTAAAAATGTTATTTTTGGCGCAGGGAACCTGCACGCCAAGGTGATGTTCATCGGGGATAGCCCTGGTGTCAGTGAAGATGAAACAGGCATACTGTTCACAGGGAAAAGTGGTGAACTACTAGCAAAGATGATTGAAAATGTCTTGTTGATTCCTAAAGAAGAAGTGTATGTGACCACGATTTTGAAGTGCAAAACACCCGATAATCGCGTTCCAACACCCGAAGAAGTTGCGTGTTGCAAACCTTATCTGATGCAACAGATCCAAAGCATTCGACCCAAAATTATTGTCGCCCTTGGATCGACCAGTTTTCATCATCTCACAGGAGAATATGATACACCTATTGATAAAATAAGAGGATCGGTGCTCAATTTTGGTGAAGCCAAATTGATCCCAACGTTCCATCCCAGTTTTTTACTGCGAAACCCCAGTAGCAAAAAAGAGGTTTTTGCAGATATGTTAAAAATAAGGAGCATGTTATGA
- a CDS encoding leucine-rich repeat domain-containing protein, with the protein MNEQIRDFAQWIKSQGLEHTLPRELSKLENLTTLDLNRKKLKNLPESIGALQNLSVLKISGNRLRELPRSICSLKNLRNLQCENNLLESLPENFGALRSLVILNLNGNQLNALPQSFYDLTNLTRLTLAVNRLSHLDLAFKNLKKLLHVSLDTNYFERLPEVFGSMQSLYFLDLSFNKLTTLPESLGEIKELETLILEGNLLKNLPSLEAHDMLVKLNLASNHLTSIDFDLSKLEDLQILSLENNLLEHVPAALCTLAKLTSLDLSANRLSTLPECIGNLVSLYELDVEENFLSSLPNSIQNLTHLKTLFIANNHDLKKPSIPSLEYCDVE; encoded by the coding sequence ATGAATGAGCAGATTCGCGATTTTGCACAGTGGATTAAGTCCCAAGGATTGGAACATACGCTTCCTCGTGAACTCTCCAAACTGGAAAATTTAACCACACTTGATTTGAATCGTAAAAAGCTTAAAAATTTGCCTGAGAGCATCGGAGCGTTGCAAAACCTTAGTGTGCTTAAAATATCAGGTAACCGCTTAAGAGAGCTTCCAAGAAGTATTTGCTCGCTTAAAAATCTTCGTAATTTACAGTGTGAAAACAATCTGTTGGAAAGTCTTCCTGAAAATTTTGGAGCGCTTCGTTCTTTGGTAATTTTAAATCTCAATGGCAATCAACTAAACGCTCTTCCTCAGAGCTTTTATGATCTCACAAATCTCACCCGACTGACCCTTGCTGTGAACCGTCTGAGCCACCTTGATCTAGCGTTTAAAAACCTCAAAAAACTTTTACATGTAAGCTTAGATACCAACTATTTTGAGCGCCTCCCAGAAGTCTTTGGTTCGATGCAATCGCTCTATTTTTTAGATCTTTCGTTCAATAAACTGACCACCTTGCCCGAGTCACTCGGTGAGATAAAAGAGCTTGAAACGCTCATCTTGGAGGGCAATCTTTTAAAAAATCTTCCTTCCCTCGAAGCGCACGATATGCTGGTCAAACTCAATCTTGCTTCCAATCATCTCACCTCCATCGACTTTGATCTCTCCAAATTAGAAGATCTGCAAATTCTCTCGTTGGAAAACAATTTGCTGGAACATGTTCCAGCTGCACTGTGCACACTTGCAAAACTTACCTCCTTAGACCTGAGTGCCAACCGCCTTAGCACGCTTCCAGAGTGCATCGGCAATTTGGTCAGTCTTTATGAGCTTGATGTTGAAGAAAACTTCCTCAGTTCCCTTCCAAACTCCATCCAAAACCTCACCCACCTTAAAACGCTTTTTATCGCCAACAACCATGACCTGAAAAAGCCTAGTATCCCCTCCTTAGAGTACTGCGACGTTGAATAA
- the nifV gene encoding homocitrate synthase, whose protein sequence is MIINDTTLRDGEQAPYVAFNTEEKIAIASALYLAGADELEVGIPAMGAKEQADIKEILALDLPLRIMSWNRATMCDLEASLSCGLKAVDLSIPVSDILIEAKFRGDKARLLKNLEEVLHVSRQEGIFACIGGEDSSRADLGFLKEVMELGKSVGANRFRYCDTVGIMRPHQIYEHISYLTSLNLLEIEMHTHNDFGMATANAISGLEAGAMSVNTTVIGLGERAGNASFEQVLMSLAHLFGEERIINPDALKHVVQLVEKASNQSISAAMPIVGKNIFSHESGIHVNGMIKHEKAYEAFAPQSVGMTRSYPIGKHSGSSTLLFHLRAMGYEPENEVINKMLPQVREMVTNRKKVLNKKELKALYIASKAG, encoded by the coding sequence ATGATTATCAACGATACCACACTCAGAGATGGTGAGCAAGCGCCGTATGTTGCGTTTAATACCGAAGAGAAGATCGCCATTGCTTCCGCACTTTATTTAGCAGGTGCGGATGAGCTTGAAGTGGGTATTCCTGCGATGGGAGCCAAAGAGCAAGCGGATATTAAAGAGATATTAGCCCTTGATCTGCCTCTTCGCATTATGAGTTGGAATCGTGCCACGATGTGTGACCTTGAAGCTTCACTCTCGTGTGGTTTAAAAGCCGTTGATCTCTCTATTCCCGTATCGGACATTCTCATCGAAGCCAAATTTCGAGGTGACAAAGCACGGCTCTTAAAAAATCTCGAAGAGGTTTTACATGTAAGCCGCCAAGAGGGTATTTTTGCCTGCATTGGTGGCGAAGATAGTTCCAGAGCCGATCTCGGATTTTTAAAAGAGGTGATGGAGCTAGGTAAAAGTGTTGGAGCCAACCGTTTTCGTTACTGCGACACCGTGGGCATCATGCGTCCGCATCAAATTTATGAGCACATCTCCTACCTCACGAGCCTTAACCTTTTAGAGATCGAGATGCACACACACAATGACTTTGGTATGGCAACGGCGAATGCCATCAGTGGACTCGAAGCGGGCGCTATGAGCGTCAACACCACCGTCATTGGACTGGGTGAACGCGCTGGTAATGCGAGTTTCGAGCAAGTGTTGATGAGCCTTGCTCACCTCTTTGGCGAAGAGCGCATCATCAATCCAGACGCACTGAAGCATGTGGTTCAACTGGTCGAAAAAGCCTCAAATCAAAGCATCTCTGCGGCGATGCCAATTGTGGGTAAAAACATCTTTTCGCATGAATCTGGCATCCATGTCAATGGTATGATTAAGCATGAAAAAGCCTACGAAGCCTTTGCCCCACAAAGTGTGGGGATGACACGAAGTTATCCGATAGGCAAGCATTCAGGCAGTTCAACGCTTCTCTTTCATCTACGCGCCATGGGCTATGAGCCTGAAAACGAGGTCATCAATAAAATGCTTCCCCAAGTGCGTGAAATGGTCACTAACCGTAAAAAAGTGCTCAACAAGAAGGAGCTAAAAGCGCTCTATATCGCTTCAAAAGCGGGATAA
- the nifB gene encoding nitrogenase cofactor biosynthesis protein NifB: MSCSCSSSTNTQNELHASIMQKINNHPCYSQDAHQHYARIHVAVAPACNIQCNYCNRKYDCSNESRPGVTSYKLSPEEAVKKVLHVGGLIQQLSVVGIAGPGDGLANPKQTFETFSLLKKYAPDIKLCLSTNGLMIHKHIDEIAKYNIEHVTVTLNSVDETGEIGSKIYPWVFYEHKKHRGVEGAKLLLEKQLLGIQMLVERGILVKVNSVLIPGVNDEHLPFVARKVKELGVFIQNVMPIISKPEYGTKFGLDGVPSATHKQLMKAQEACDVNVKLMRHCRQCRADAVGLLGEDRSDEFFKESFADKSFEELAHHYDLNQRMKTHENIETWRRALRAANGKINQEEATNKDELSSNGNTMLVAVTTRGNGLINDHFGSAKEFLIYEAGDKAIKFIMHRKVENSYCMGKENCNGTYPIEEIKNALSDCHLLLTQKIGDCPQKELESIHLTCDESFADEPIEISVLKGVRKHFFTAS; encoded by the coding sequence ATGAGTTGTTCTTGTTCATCATCCACCAACACCCAAAATGAACTTCATGCCAGCATCATGCAAAAGATTAACAACCACCCGTGTTACTCTCAAGATGCCCACCAACATTATGCGCGTATCCATGTGGCAGTAGCCCCTGCATGTAACATTCAGTGCAACTACTGCAACCGCAAGTACGACTGCTCCAACGAGAGTCGCCCGGGCGTTACGAGCTATAAACTAAGCCCCGAAGAGGCGGTGAAAAAGGTTTTACATGTAGGCGGTCTGATCCAACAACTCAGCGTCGTTGGCATCGCAGGACCAGGCGATGGACTTGCCAATCCTAAGCAAACCTTTGAGACCTTTTCACTCCTTAAAAAGTATGCTCCTGACATCAAACTCTGTCTTTCAACGAACGGGTTGATGATTCATAAACATATTGATGAGATTGCAAAGTACAACATAGAACATGTCACAGTGACGCTGAACTCCGTTGATGAAACAGGCGAAATTGGCTCTAAAATCTACCCATGGGTGTTTTATGAACATAAAAAACACCGTGGAGTTGAGGGTGCCAAATTATTGCTTGAAAAACAACTTCTTGGTATTCAAATGCTCGTTGAGCGAGGTATTCTTGTTAAAGTCAACTCGGTCTTAATCCCAGGCGTCAATGACGAACATCTTCCTTTTGTTGCGCGAAAGGTCAAGGAACTAGGTGTGTTTATTCAAAACGTCATGCCGATTATCTCAAAGCCAGAATACGGTACCAAATTTGGACTGGATGGCGTTCCAAGTGCTACGCATAAACAGTTGATGAAAGCACAAGAAGCGTGTGATGTCAATGTCAAATTGATGCGTCACTGTCGCCAATGTCGCGCCGATGCAGTTGGGCTTTTAGGCGAAGATCGCAGCGATGAATTTTTCAAAGAGAGTTTTGCCGACAAAAGCTTTGAAGAACTTGCGCACCACTACGACTTGAACCAACGTATGAAAACGCACGAAAACATCGAAACATGGAGAAGAGCGCTTCGAGCGGCAAACGGCAAAATCAATCAAGAAGAAGCGACGAACAAAGACGAACTCAGCTCTAATGGAAACACAATGCTTGTCGCTGTGACAACGAGGGGAAATGGACTGATTAATGACCACTTCGGCAGTGCTAAAGAGTTTCTTATCTACGAAGCGGGCGATAAAGCGATCAAATTTATCATGCACCGTAAAGTGGAAAACTCGTACTGCATGGGCAAAGAGAACTGCAATGGAACGTATCCTATCGAAGAGATCAAAAATGCCCTCTCCGATTGTCATCTTCTCTTGACCCAAAAAATTGGTGATTGCCCACAAAAAGAGTTGGAGAGCATTCACCTCACGTGTGATGAGAGTTTCGCGGATGAGCCTATTGAGATTTCTGTTCTAAAAGGTGTGCGTAAACACTTTTTCACCGCTTCATAA
- a CDS encoding HD-GYP domain-containing protein codes for MNSAEKQLSILMEFGKVINKTKSLDDVLESMAHFAKEILQADRCSIFVYNKEKDELWSKVAHEVHPIHFSTQRGVAGYAALSKETQIVVDAYNDYRFNPEIDKATGYLTHTILSVPLLDNQDQIIGVFQALNKKVSIFTNVDAELLLLISNYAASAIENAILYDRLRDTQTKIINKLASAAEFKDQETSKHTKRVGLYSALLAEQYGLSRDEISKIELAAPMHDAGKIGIADKILLKQDKLTPEEFETMKTHTKLGHDLLFDEENEYLKAAALIALEHHEKWDGTGYPHGKKGEDISIFGRIVAIADVFDALISTRPYKVPWSFETAHQHLQQHSGTHFDPTLIALFDKNIDKIYTIYQELKD; via the coding sequence ATGAACTCAGCGGAAAAACAGCTTTCAATTTTAATGGAATTTGGTAAAGTTATCAACAAAACCAAAAGTTTAGATGATGTGTTAGAGTCCATGGCACATTTTGCGAAAGAGATTTTACAAGCAGATCGTTGCTCCATTTTTGTCTACAATAAAGAAAAGGATGAGCTCTGGTCAAAAGTTGCCCATGAAGTCCATCCTATTCACTTTAGCACGCAAAGAGGTGTGGCAGGCTATGCAGCGCTGTCCAAAGAGACACAAATTGTTGTGGATGCTTACAATGATTACCGCTTTAACCCCGAGATTGATAAAGCCACAGGCTATTTGACACATACGATTCTCTCTGTTCCACTCTTAGATAATCAAGACCAGATCATTGGCGTTTTCCAAGCCCTCAATAAAAAGGTAAGTATCTTCACGAACGTGGATGCAGAGCTTTTACTGCTGATCTCAAACTATGCGGCTTCTGCGATTGAAAATGCCATTTTGTACGATAGATTGCGTGACACTCAAACCAAAATCATCAATAAACTCGCTTCCGCTGCGGAATTTAAAGACCAAGAGACTTCAAAACATACCAAACGTGTTGGACTTTACAGTGCGCTTTTAGCGGAGCAGTATGGCTTAAGCAGAGATGAGATTAGCAAAATTGAACTCGCTGCTCCCATGCACGATGCAGGAAAAATTGGTATTGCCGATAAAATCTTACTCAAACAAGACAAACTCACACCTGAAGAGTTTGAAACCATGAAAACCCATACTAAATTGGGTCACGATCTGTTGTTTGATGAGGAGAACGAGTACCTCAAAGCTGCAGCACTGATTGCATTGGAACATCATGAAAAATGGGATGGTACAGGCTATCCTCACGGTAAAAAAGGTGAAGATATCTCTATTTTTGGGCGCATTGTTGCGATTGCTGACGTTTTTGATGCACTCATTTCAACACGTCCGTATAAAGTGCCATGGAGTTTTGAAACGGCACATCAACACTTGCAACAGCACAGTGGAACGCATTTCGACCCTACGCTCATTGCCCTTTTTGACAAAAATATCGACAAAATTTATACGATTTATCAGGAACTCAAAGACTAG
- a CDS encoding response regulator transcription factor yields the protein MQKKIKVLLIEDDYDAAGQVAQYLESVGFEIDISETAIDGLLKLSAQQYDILLLDLSLPDFSGFEVIKQINNQSSIPIIVLSCHSNLEAKVQAFRFGVDDYLCKPFMLEELEVRMWAILKRCSMIKMEFNKNNLAIDYNNQTILLNQKPVSLTAIEYKILSFLIENKNRVVYRNVLAIHLSSLSSPQSLNYHIQNIRKKLGDDPKKPRYIMTEYGTGYRLVL from the coding sequence ATGCAAAAGAAAATTAAAGTTCTCTTAATAGAAGATGACTACGATGCGGCAGGTCAAGTCGCGCAGTATTTAGAGAGTGTAGGGTTTGAAATTGATATTTCTGAAACTGCCATTGATGGGCTTTTAAAGCTTTCTGCACAGCAGTATGATATTTTATTGTTGGACTTAAGCCTTCCTGATTTTAGCGGTTTTGAAGTGATTAAACAGATCAACAACCAAAGCAGTATTCCTATCATTGTCTTAAGCTGTCACTCCAATCTAGAAGCAAAAGTTCAAGCCTTTCGTTTTGGTGTGGATGATTATTTGTGTAAGCCTTTTATGCTTGAAGAGTTGGAAGTTCGCATGTGGGCAATTTTAAAACGCTGTTCGATGATTAAAATGGAATTTAATAAAAACAATCTTGCCATTGATTACAACAACCAAACCATTCTACTCAATCAAAAACCCGTTTCGCTCACAGCGATTGAGTACAAAATCCTTTCTTTCCTCATAGAGAACAAAAATAGGGTGGTTTATCGCAATGTTTTAGCGATTCATCTCTCATCTTTGAGCTCACCGCAATCTTTAAATTACCATATTCAAAATATTCGTAAAAAGCTAGGCGACGACCCAAAGAAGCCACGTTATATTATGACGGAGTATGGAACAGGGTATCGTTTAGTGTTATAA